GGAATGTGTCTCCTGAATGCACTCTGGGGTTAAACCTCAAAAATCACCGCCGTGGCAGAGGGAAGAGCAAAACCTTCTCAAtcaaatagaaaagaaaaccagagaaagaacagagtgcatgtgtttgtgtgtttcacagCTGAGGCAGTTTATCCACTGGCGTGTCGAATTTGAAGTCTGGAGGGAAGAGGTCAGCGGCTCGTGGGTAGATGAGGCGGTACGACTGCCGGATGGTGACGTCAGCTACTCCGGCGATATCTCCGATTTCTGTACAGAATACAAAAATCAATCTTAATCAGTCTTACTCTACGTAACTAACATATATAACACAAAATGCTAAGTGATGGGGTGGTGCGAAGctgattactttcctataactgcacatcctctgttttttcccttttacaCCATGGCAATTTACAGACAATTACAATCTGTAACTAATTAAAGAATCATTTAGAGTTGTTGAACATGATCCACtttcattatagcagctataaacagtccttcCCTCACACACCTCTAAATTCCCCTCTTGACAAAAAAGCAGCTTGTGAGCGTAAACTCCTGTCCTGAAAATTATTGAAAACTTAAagcaacactggagactccttccataaatgttaaataaataaacatctcctaacCGTATCATATTAAGTCCATGTGGATGACCtattactacagaaacaataacttGGTGGAGTGTGGAAATGCCTAATGGTTCAGCTCTTAGAACAGAAACAGGTTTCTACACCAGGAGAACAGAAGCCTGACCTTTCTGCGTCTTCTTCTCAGCTGAAGCCTGAGAGGCCATGTAGATGGCAGCAGCAGCCACACTGATGGGGCTGCGTCCCGGGACCAGGTCGAGCTCCACGGCTTTCCTGGCGATGAAGGTGGCCGCCATCTGCACGTGCTTCGGCAGACCCAGGTTGGAGCAGAAACGGGACATGAAATCTCCGGTGGTGATGAGGTCCACGCTCGTCTCCAGGGCCTTCAGGATGAGCTTAAAGCAGCGGCCGATCTCCTTCTTAGAAATCCGGGACACGGCGCAGATTTCTGGAACAGGAAGAATTACACAGAATGTTAACGATGTGGTAAAATATAGTCAGAAAACTTGTTGCTATTTTGCATCTAAAAACGCTCCACTTCCACATTATCGTTTTCAATCATTTCCCAAAAGTTGGTCATCCACACTGAAACGTCTGAAAACACTGCGACCTGCGGGGAGTATAACAGGAGTATAAAGTTGCAAAAGCAAGTGAGAATGTAGACTTCATTGTAGCTGAATTGGTCACATAACTGCATAACATGCCTAAAAATGCATCAGTTTTCAAAagcctcttttttctttttcttttttttttttacagcccaCGCTACGATGTGAAAACAGTGTTTTCAAATTTATCCACATTGGAGAGCGTTTTCAAAAATATAGTTTTGGTTGGCTAAAAAACGCTGTCTCAGTGTGGATGAAAGGCCAAAACGGATAGAAAAATATGAGTTTTGAAACAAAAATGTATGTGGATATAGCCTAAATAATTCGACCTCTTATCTGTGGGATAAGGCTTACACACCTCTGAAGCTCATGAAACAAACACCTATGAATCATGTTCCTGtaagcatttacatttctggcatttggcagacacccttatccagaatgaCGTACCACTGACGCACCATCAATGACGCATCATTAGGGCCATAATCACCAAGTGAATGGAACATCATTGCACCGTCAACTGGTCACGTGCAGGAGCTCCTCATAAGACTTCTGATCAGGAAGTCAGGACGTTAGTGAAAAAAGGTGGCAAGGACCACTCAGAAAGAGCTCGTATAGGTAGCGAGTGTCCGTAGAAGCCGTGGCCATCTTTCTTTGAGTGGTCCCTAGTCAGAAGGTTGTCATAGTGCAGCGTCGTTACATAGTTTACCTGAAACTAATGACAGCAGCCACCGAGCCCATTAGTCATACTGACGTCATGTGGTGAAGGAGTTAAACACTAACCTTCGAGATGGAACAATTTCATCACATACTTTACATTTGTTTAAGGAGTCGTGTTcatgtgtcaaaaaaaaaaaccccacatcaCTGGCTGTAAATAAACGCCTCAACATTATTTATAGACAAATTATTTTAGCGACCAGTCAAACCATGGATCGTCTTTTTCCTTATTGGATTAGCTTTACAATTAATTGAttagagaataaagagagaggaTTGTTCTTACCTTTAAAGGTTCGGGGAACTCCCTCCTGTCTGCATGCGATGTAGAGGCATGCCGAAGCGATAGCGTCATTACTTCTGCCCTTCAGACTCTTCTGTTCATAAACCTGCTTAAAGAGGTTATTCGTACGATCCTGATGGGGACACAAAAAAAGGTGATTTTTACCGCCTATTTTATtgctttgttaaaaaaataatttataaaaaaatatattttatgaaattttattttaaccaataaaattatttaaattaaataaagttaaaacatGTCACTTTTTATTAAGCTTGATATTTTTTGAAAAATCAAACATgcatcacatttttatttcattattcaccttatttattatattcatgatataattatttatatttgttttattcgGTGCACTTGATCATTTAATTTTGCTGCATGACTGTACACCACTTTGTGCTCTACAGTGCTTATTATTATGTtaattatagaaataattaCAGCAATTAAAATGTCTCTAATTTATGTTTGTGACGTATCACTAACTTCCGGTTCTCAAACCCCTTTACAGTAACATGGCCTTTCCTGTTAAATTACTGCTAAGTAGTGCTCTGAAGGTCAACCGGCACACCCCGGGGTAATTATAAGACTCACGACGATGTTTCGGGGCAGGTTTATCCTGTCTGCCATGGTGGAGATCTCTTTA
The window above is part of the Hemibagrus wyckioides isolate EC202008001 linkage group LG17, SWU_Hwy_1.0, whole genome shotgun sequence genome. Proteins encoded here:
- the gtf2b gene encoding transcription initiation factor IIB; this translates as MASTSRGDALPKVQCPNHPDALLVEDYRAGDMICPECGLVVGDRVIDVGSEWRTFTNEKATKDPSRVGDAQNPLLNGGDLTTMIGKGTGAASFDEFGNSKYQNRRTMSSSDRAMLNAFKEISTMADRINLPRNIVDRTNNLFKQVYEQKSLKGRSNDAIASACLYIACRQEGVPRTFKEICAVSRISKKEIGRCFKLILKALETSVDLITTGDFMSRFCSNLGLPKHVQMAATFIARKAVELDLVPGRSPISVAAAAIYMASQASAEKKTQKEIGDIAGVADVTIRQSYRLIYPRAADLFPPDFKFDTPVDKLPQL